In the genome of Ammoniphilus sp. CFH 90114, the window ATTGCTTGGCTTCCGTTCCTATTTTTGGGGTAGGTACTTGTCCTGTAATGGCTAAGACAGGTACCTTATCACTGTAAGCATCACCCAAGCCGTTTAATAAATTCGCCATCCCTGGACCGCTGGTGGCAACACAGACCCCCAATTTCCCTGTTAGCTTGGCATAGGAGGAAGCCATAAATCCAGCGGCTGACTCATGACGTGTAGAAATAAATTTAATCTTACTTTGCTGTGCTAAGCTGTGAAGGAGATCTAGAATAGCGTCTCCAGAAACACCAAAGATGTATTCCACACCAAACTCATGTAACTGATCTATAATGGTTTGAGCAACTGTAGTTGGGCTTTGCATAGTAGCCTCCTTTAAATATGCTTGCATTTGCATAAAAAGCATTTCTTCAATCCTAGTGTGAACAAAAAAATAAAGTTCCCTCTTGGGAACTCTTACATGAAGAAAGGATAAGGTAAAAAATAGGCATAAAAAAAAGACCACCGATCTAATGTCGGTGGTTAAGTAGATAGGAGTGGAGAGAAACCATAACTGCTAGTTAAGGTGTTAAAGTTATTATATACCACAGAGAAAGCGGTTTCAACACTTAAATTAGCAATTTAAAAAAAATTTTGCAAAGATAGGAAAGACAACCACTCTGGTATAATCAGAATAAGAAGATAAAGGATTTTAGAGAAGGGAAATTTTACTGTGTATTATGTTTATATGTTACGCTGTAAAGATTCGAGTTTGTATACCGGGATAACTAATGATATAGAGAAAAGAGTAAAGAAACACAATTCGGGCAAGGCCTCTCGTTATACAAGGGCAAGATTACCAGTAAAAATGGTATATCTTGAACAATGTGAAAATAAGTCAGCTGCATTAAGAAGGGAAATAGAAATTAAAAGATATACCAAATCTGAAAAGGAAAGATTATTGGGGGTAGCAGGCTTAAAAGAGGATCCAAATATCGGATCCTCCTAAAATCGTTAAGCTTCATTTAGTGAGGTTGAATGGTGTATATCCCTCGTTCTGTGCGGATCTGAAAGCTGTCCCCTTTGTTCTGAGTAATCCATGTCCCAAAGAGGGGAATCTCATAAACATCCTGAGGCAGCGGCCCTGAGGTTTCATTAATTACCTGCCCTTGCCCGTGAAAAAGAAGTGATTGGGGAGATACATAGCCATCTGGGTCTGGACGTTCGAGCTTTCCTAAAGTAATGTCTTCTAAAGTAAGGGAAACTTGGTCTAAGTCTCCGTCCTCTTCCTTGCTGATGAGAATTGACCGATGCTCTTGCTGCTTCATCCATTGGGTTACCAGGTCGATGATTTGATGTTCCATCAGCATCCTCCTTAAATAGAATTCCTACTAAACGTACTGTACCCAACAGATCGAATAAATATATAAGTAAAAAAATCCCTAACCGGCATCGGTAAGGGATTATTCTCTAAAGTCAATATGTTGAATCTCGCTATATGGAATAACCTCGAAATGGTATTCTCCACCATGGACAAGCAATACAACCTGGTTTGCCGAGGTGTTATATAGATCACCCGTTACGCTTTTATCCTTCAGATGTATGGTAAGTGTCGGGTGATTTTTTACCAGGGGGTCTAAAAAAGATTTATAGGCTAACATGCTCATGCAGCTCCTCGGGAAATGATAATGCACTTATTCTATAACGAATAAATATTAATGTAAATAGTTTTTTATTCACACTCTTCTTTTTCAACTTGTTTGTAATACTGCCCCTTTTCTACATAACTTTGCCTGATGCGTTTCAATTCTGCAAAGTCTTTTTCCTCTAATTCCCGAATGACCTTAGCAGGGGATCCTAAGGCCAGACAGCGTGGAGGAATTTTCTTCCCAGGAGGAACTAGGGTTCCTGCACCAATGATGGCTTCTTCCCCAATTTCTGCTCCATCCAAAATGATGGCACCCATGCCTATCATTGCCCCCTTGCGGATCGTACAGCTATGAAGAATGGCATTATGGCCAACCGTAACCTCATCTTCGAGGATGAGAGGATTACCTGGACTTTGGTGCAAGGTGGAATTATCCTGTATACTTGTACGTTCTCCAATTACAGTAGGGGCAATATCGCCTCGGATAACCGTGTTATACCAGATGCTGCTTTCCTTCCCAATTTTAACATCACCACTAACTAGACTACCCTTTGCAAGAAAGACGCTATTATGAATGATTGGATGTTTACCCATATATGGAAGAATTGTCATCGTCATGTCTCCTTTGAAAAATAAGTTTGAGAATACGTAAATTCTAGCATAAAAAATCAAAACCTTCTTCCGCTTTATACGTCTAATAATATGGGTTGTTCGACAAAACTTGGCATAACTAGCCAAAATAACAGAAAGAGAGGAGAAGCATTCAATGAGAAGATTTCGCCTTGGGATTGGCATGCTATTAATCCTACTGCTGATCCCTTGGACATCTGCAATGGTTCATGCAGAGACTAACACCATTCAGCTAATGCTAGAAGGTCAAACGTTGAAACCAGATGTCCCACCGAAGCTTGTTCAAGGTCGAACAATGGTACCGATTCGTATCGTTGCTGAAGAACTTGGAGCTGAGGTAGGATGGGATAATCAACAGAGAAAAGTTAGTATTAAGAGTAACGCTGTCGATCTAACGATGCACATTGGACAGAAAAAGGCGATCGTTAACGGCAAGGAGGTTGCCATGGACGTTCCGCCGATGTTAGATAAGGGACGAACCTTAGTTCCTTTACGCTTTGTCGGAGAATCGCTGGGAACCACTATAGGCTGGGAGCAAGATACTCGAACCGTGATTGTTAATCAAACGTATCCTGTTGAGGCCAATGGGAAGAGTTTGAGCGGACAAAGAGTTTTTAAGATAGGCAATGAATATTACTTTCCTCTAAAGGAAATCAGTCCCTTCCTTGGAGCTGTTTTTCAGTCTGCAGAGATGGATCAAGTGGATCGGTTAATATACGGAGACCTGAATTTAAATATTGAAGAACGGGGTAGAACTCAATTACATCTTCGAAGGCTTGATTCTGGATGGGTGGTACCCCAATCCGTAATTGAAAATCTATTCCAGGCCAAAGTAGTACAAGCGGATCGTTTGTTTAGGATCGAGAAGTTAAGCCGATTGCAGTCTGTTCAAGAGGTAAATGGAAAGATAGTTATTAAGTCTACTGCCCCTATGCCTTTACAACATTTTTTAATGGAAGCGCCACATCGACTAGTCATTGACTTACCTAATACGATTATTAGTGAAGAGCTAAAGGAAACGGCCTTTTTTAATGGAGGTACGGGTATTATTCGGAAGGCAAGCACGGTTTCCGTTTCAGGCATTACTAGTGAACCGATGCCCCTTGAGGAACCTCTAAGCTCTGAGGAACTGTCAACGGATACGCCTGTTGAGACACAGCCACTAGAAACTTCCACAGAAAAAATGGTAGATATAGAATTGCCTGAAATGACACCTAGTTTAGAATCTCAATCTCCACGACTCTCCCATCTAGAACAAGAGGAGTTAATCAAGGAAATAAGGTTTAGTCAATTTTCACT includes:
- a CDS encoding N-acetylmuramoyl-L-alanine amidase, encoding MRRFRLGIGMLLILLLIPWTSAMVHAETNTIQLMLEGQTLKPDVPPKLVQGRTMVPIRIVAEELGAEVGWDNQQRKVSIKSNAVDLTMHIGQKKAIVNGKEVAMDVPPMLDKGRTLVPLRFVGESLGTTIGWEQDTRTVIVNQTYPVEANGKSLSGQRVFKIGNEYYFPLKEISPFLGAVFQSAEMDQVDRLIYGDLNLNIEERGRTQLHLRRLDSGWVVPQSVIENLFQAKVVQADRLFRIEKLSRLQSVQEVNGKIVIKSTAPMPLQHFLMEAPHRLVIDLPNTIISEELKETAFFNGGTGIIRKASTVSVSGITSEPMPLEEPLSSEELSTDTPVETQPLETSTEKMVDIELPEMTPSLESQSPRLSHLEQEELIKEIRFSQFSLEPQTVRIVVELSRRVKYDLNPGAEGWEVALHSLPKKEGFLIMLDPGHGGKDPGAKGVSSNREKDLTLTISTLLKEELRQYKGLQVIETRSDDSYPTLQDRVLMANEIQADLFLSIHANAFKPETRGTETYYHTAQSEQFAKIVHKHLLEATRFPDRGAKKAGYYVIKNTTMPSALIEIGFLTHAEENRQMLEPAFQKRVAQALGKAIHEYYTSYQ
- a CDS encoding gamma carbonic anhydrase family protein, encoding MTILPYMGKHPIIHNSVFLAKGSLVSGDVKIGKESSIWYNTVIRGDIAPTVIGERTSIQDNSTLHQSPGNPLILEDEVTVGHNAILHSCTIRKGAMIGMGAIILDGAEIGEEAIIGAGTLVPPGKKIPPRCLALGSPAKVIRELEEKDFAELKRIRQSYVEKGQYYKQVEKEECE
- a CDS encoding GIY-YIG nuclease family protein, with protein sequence MLRCKDSSLYTGITNDIEKRVKKHNSGKASRYTRARLPVKMVYLEQCENKSAALRREIEIKRYTKSEKERLLGVAGLKEDPNIGSS